CAGGAAAACCGATGTGATGATGATCCAGCCAATGGGGAGGATCCCGTATACGGCGCCCTGGGTGGCCGACATTGCGACTGTTTGAACCGGCATTTTATATGCGAATATGGCAACCGCAAATGCCACAAGCAGCGTGGTAATTCCAGCCCAATGCCCTTTCATTCTTCTAATGGCAAGCGCCCAGAAAAAGTATAATGCCGGGATCAGCGCAATAATGGCTGAGAGTGCGAGATTATCTCCCATAGGGGTAAAGTCTTGCGTCCAATTCATGGTTTTTCCTCCTTAGTTCACGGGTCTTTTTTTGTAAACGATTACATTCCGTTGCATCAGAAAAACTCTTATTAAAAGTAAAGTATAATGAATGCCCAGATGCCATTCTATGTGTGTACCTATAAAAAATAAGAGTTTTTCCTTGCCTTTTTTTGTAGATTTAACCAGTTAAGTACATGAAGGTGATAAGGTCATCTGATGACTGGTTCTCTGCTAAGAGTATAAATGGTCAACAATCGTTTAATCAACTGTTTTCTGAATTTTCTTTCGGTGCTTTATCAAATGCTGTATGCAGAGTATACTTGATACAGATGAAAGCCAGCAGAGGTGAAGGGCAAAGTGAATTACAAACAGATCAAACCAAAAAAAATATACGAAGAGGTCGCTGAAGCGATTCTTGAATCGATAAAAGAAGGGGCTATCAAGCCAGGAGAAAAGCTGAATTCCGTTCAGCAGCTCTCTGAAGATTTCAATGTAGGAAGGTCGGCGATCCGCGAAGCACTAAGCGCACTTAGAGCAATGGGAATGATCGAAATGAGGCAGGGTGAGGGTACATATGTTAAGAAGTTCGATCCGAACTCCATTGGAGGCTCCCTCCTTTCTGCCGTTCTGATGGATCGGGAGGCGATAGCCCATCTCCTTGAAGTTCGAAAAATACTGGAAGCCGGGATTGCTGCATCGGCCGCAAGAAACCGTACTGATGAAGATTTGAGCAAGCTAAAAGAAATTCTTCTTGAGATGAAAGACACGATCGGAAACGAAGAGCTTGGCGAAAAGTCCGATTTTAATTTTCATATGGGAATTGCCGGAGCCTCGCACAATCCGATGCTGATGGGTCTGATGAACAATGTTTCTGAAATGATGCTCAATACAATGCGGGAAACGCGAAGAATTTGGCTTTACTCGAAACAGACGACATCAAAGCGGTTGTACCAGGAGCATGTGAAAATTTTTGAAGCCATTTCGAATAAAGATGAAGGCCTGGCACAGGAGTTAATGATGAACCATTTAGTGAAGGTGGAAGAGGTTTTGATGAAATATTTGAAAAAGTAGGGAAGCAGACGACAGTCTGCTTTCTTTTTTTTGGGGGCAGGATGGATGGGTAAAAACAATTTCCTTTAACCGCAAGGAGCAGACGAGTTTAGCAGCAAATTATAAGTCTTCCCGGAATTTGCAGTTAAAGATAAGGCTCCTTTGCAGCCTTATCTGCAAAATCAGTTACCAATAGTTGTCTGATTTCCCCCTTGAGGAACCGCAAGACTTGATCTATAATAGGGGAAATTACGTGAAGTCATCAGATGACCTGCTGACTCATTTTCGGAAGGGGTATTGAAACATGAGAGTTTCATTGTTTGCTACCTGCCTGGCAGATTTATTTCAAACTGAAGCTGGGAAGGCAGCGGTTGAACTGCTCGAACGGCTCGGGTGTGACGTTGATTTTCCAGAGAAACAGGTATGCTGCGGACAGCCCGCTTATAACAGCGGGTATGTAAAAGAGGCGAAGGAAGCGATGAAGAATATGATCCGTGCTTTCGAAGGATCAGAATATGTGGTGTCCCCATCCGGTTCCTGTGTCGCGATGTTTAAGGAATATCCTAACCTTTTCGAAAAAGATCCAAAATGGTCGGAAAAATCGAAAGCGCTTGTAAAAAAGACTTTTGAGCTGACCGATTTTATCGTGAACGTATTAAAGGTGGAAGATGTGGGGGCACGATTTGACGGGAAGGCTGCCTACCATACATCCTGTCATATGATGAGGCTGCTCAATGTAACAGATGCCCCTTTTAAACTATTAAAAAACGTGCGGGGGCTTGAGCTTGTGCCTCTCCCGAATGCACATAACTGCTGCGGATTCGGCGGGACATTTTCCGTTAAAATGGGGGCAATTTCCGAACAAATGGTGGATGAGAAGGTAGAGTGCATTGAAAGCACGGAAGCCGGCTATTTGATTGGCGCTGACTGCGGGTGCCTGATGAATATCGGGGGGAGAATTGACCGGAAAGGAAGACCAGTGAAGGTTCTGCATATTGCGGAAGTTTTAAATCATCGATGAAGGGAGAGAACGGCCATGCCAATGAGGATTGGAACAGAGAGCTTTCAGGAGCGCGTGAACAAAGGGATTGAGGATTCTTTTATGCGGCTTGCTGTATCGGGTGCTCAGGAAAGACTGCAGGGACGGAAAAATGAAGCAGCGGAAGAGCTGGGCAGCTGGGAGGAATGGCGTTCGCACGGAGAAGAGATCCGTCAGCATACGCTTGAAAACCTGGATTTTTATTTGGAGATGCTGAGTGAAAATGTAGTGAAACGCGGCGGTCATGTTTTTTTTGCTGAAACAGCGGAGGAAGCCAATGAGTACATTGCTTCGGTTGCGAAAGAAAAGAAGGCGAAGAAGATTGTGAAGTCAAAATCCATGGTCACCGAAGAAATCAATATGAACGCATACCTTGAAGGGATTGGCTGTGAGGTGATTGAAACGGATCTTGGCGAGTATATTCTGCAGGTGGATGACCATGACCCTCCTTCTCACATTGTAGCGCCGGCTTTACATAAAAATAAGGAGCAAATTCGTGACGTTTTCAGAGAAAAGCTCGGCTACACGAAAACAGAAAAACCGGAGGAGCTTACCCTTCATGCACGCGAAATGCTAAGGAAGGAATTTTTAGCGGCAGACCTTGGTATTACCGGCTGCAACTTTGCCATTGCCGAATCCGGATCAGTCAGCCTCGTGACGAATGAGGGGAATGCAAGGCTCGCTGCAACTCTTCCGAAAACGCAAATAACGGTCATGGGGATGGAGCGGATTGTCCCGACCTTTGAGGAGTTTGAAGTGCTGGTCAGCCTGCTGACAAGGAGCGCGGTCGGTCAAAAGCTGACCAGCTACGTCACTGCGCTGACTGGACCTAAACAGGAAGGGGATGCAGATGGACCGGAGGAGTTTCATCTCGTCATTGTGGATAACGGACGGTCCAAAATTCTGGGAACTGAGTTTCAATCGGTTCTTCAGTGTATCCGCTGTGCAGCGTGCATCAATGTGTGCCCTGTGTACCGTCATGTCGGCGGACATTCATACGGATCGATTTATTCAGGTCCGATTGGTGCAGTTCTCACTCCATTGCTTGGGGGCTATGACGAATACAAAGAATTGCCTTATGCATCTACATTGTGTGCCGCCTGCACCGATGCATGCCCGGTGAAAATTCCGCTGCATGAGCTTTTGCATAAGCATCGGCAGGTCATTGTAGAAAGGGAAGGAAAAGCGCCGATTTCTGAGAAAATGGCGATGAAGGCATTTGGACTCGGTGCTGCCTCCTCGGCACTTTACGGATTGGGAGGAAAAGCTGCCCCGTCTGCAATGGCTCCTTTCACAGCAGGAGGGAAAATTTCTAAAGGACCCGGTCCTCTGAAAGCATGGACAGAAATCAGGGAATTCCCTGCACCTAAAAAAGAACGTCTGCGCGACTGGATGAAAAGCCGCCTGAAAAAGGAGGATGACTAAGATGGCAGGTACCATTAAAAATAAAGAATCCTTTTTAAATAACATAGCCCAAAATCTGGGCCGGCCAAGGCGGTCCCAAGGGGTGCTTCGGCCTGAGTGGAATCACCGCCCGCAGGATGGCATCCTTAAAGGATTGAATCAGGATGAATTGCTTGAGGTTTTTAAGGAGCAGTGCATTAGAATTCATACAACTTACAGGGAAACTAACTCCCTTGGCCTTTATGAAACCCTCAAAGATACTGTCCTGGAATATGGAGGGGGACCAGTTATTACGTGGGAGGACCCCAGATTTAAGGAATTTGGCCTGTCGGCGCTTATTAATGAAGACTGGCCAAATGAAGGTGTGCATACTCATATCTGGGATCCAAAACTCGGGGATGAAAACATCAGGAAAGCGGAAGCGGCAAACGTCGGTATCACCTTCAGCGACCAAACCCTCGCCGAATCAGGGACCGTCGTCCTTTTCAGCGGAAGCGGGAAAGGGAGGTCTGTATCTTTGCTGCCGGCCACTTATATTGCCATCATTCCGAAGAGTACGCTTGTACCGCGGATTACTCAGGCAGCCCAGGATATTCACAAGCAAATAGAGGCAGGCGAAGAGGTCGCTTCCTGTGTGAACTTCATCTCGGGACCCAGCAACTCAGCGGATATAGAAATGAACCTGGTTGTTGGAGTGCATGGCCCGATCAAGGCGACATATATTGTGGTCAAGGACTGGTGACTGTTCTGGGGAGCGGCTTCTATGGTATAGCGTAATTCCGGCTAAACGTGCCGGGACGCCGCAATTCGGCCTTGATGAATAAAAAATAGGGAGATGCCGCGCATCCCCTTTACCACTCCTCATAATCCTTAGGAGCAAAATAATGAATAAATCCCTGCTTTTCAGCAAGCTGTTCACTTTTTTCCTTTTCTTTTTCAGAAACGGTGAAGATCTTAATCCCATACTCATCAGATAAGCGGCTGGTCTTTTTCAGCCATTCTTTCGACCAGTCATCATTCATTATATAAGAGTGCTGAAAATCCTCCCACATAAACCCGTCAATAAATGGGGCCGTTTTTTGCGCGGTTTCCATCCCCCAATTTTGAATGACAGACAGCTGCCTTCTTTCCAGTACTTTAAGCAGAAGGATGAGACTCTCCTGCTGCTGCTTCATTTCTTTTGGTTCGTTTGAGAAGAAATCGTCAATGTCTCCTACTGTATCTAAAAAGACTCCGTCCAGTTGCTTATTCTCGATTTGCTGATGAATTTCTTTTAGAAGTGTTTCACGGTAATGGGGGGATGTCATATTCATTAAGTAGGCATCCCATTTTTCAAGGTAAACCCGCTCTCCATCTCTTTGATAGAAATCCTGTTTCTCAAATTGCTTGAATAGTTTTTTGTTCCATCGATCCGCTTCCATGGAATTAATATATCCGTAAACAAGAGTCCCGGTTTGCTGGATTTGTTCAATTTGTTTCCTGGAATAATACGTTGGTTCAATAATTACGAGAGGGTAGCGGGATAATTTCTTCACTGTCTCCTTCGCTGGTTCACCGTAATAGATTTTGTATTGATGAACTCCGTCGAGTGGATTTTTCTGCAGGGTGAGAAAATAACCAACTAAAAGGAAGAAAATGATGATGCAGCAAATCAACAGCAATTTGGCGTTTTTTCTCATGGATGATCATCCTTTTCTCATTTCCTTCATTCAACTTATCATACAATTGTATGGACTTTGCAAATAAGTATGCTCAGAGAATCATGTCAGCTGAATCAGTAACAAAACAGACAATAAACCTTTACATTACCCTATTGGCAAATTCTCACAATCGATATAAAATAAAAATGTGAAACACTTCACAAAAAATTCTGTTCTCTGAAAGGGTGAGGCGATATGGCAGGCGAAACAGCAAACCGGGTTGTATTGATTGGAACGGGATCT
The Metabacillus sp. FJAT-52054 genome window above contains:
- a CDS encoding FadR/GntR family transcriptional regulator, with the translated sequence MNYKQIKPKKIYEEVAEAILESIKEGAIKPGEKLNSVQQLSEDFNVGRSAIREALSALRAMGMIEMRQGEGTYVKKFDPNSIGGSLLSAVLMDREAIAHLLEVRKILEAGIAASAARNRTDEDLSKLKEILLEMKDTIGNEELGEKSDFNFHMGIAGASHNPMLMGLMNNVSEMMLNTMRETRRIWLYSKQTTSKRLYQEHVKIFEAISNKDEGLAQELMMNHLVKVEEVLMKYLKK
- a CDS encoding endo alpha-1,4 polygalactosaminidase, with amino-acid sequence MRKNAKLLLICCIIIFFLLVGYFLTLQKNPLDGVHQYKIYYGEPAKETVKKLSRYPLVIIEPTYYSRKQIEQIQQTGTLVYGYINSMEADRWNKKLFKQFEKQDFYQRDGERVYLEKWDAYLMNMTSPHYRETLLKEIHQQIENKQLDGVFLDTVGDIDDFFSNEPKEMKQQQESLILLLKVLERRQLSVIQNWGMETAQKTAPFIDGFMWEDFQHSYIMNDDWSKEWLKKTSRLSDEYGIKIFTVSEKEKEKSEQLAEKQGFIHYFAPKDYEEW
- a CDS encoding lactate utilization protein C → MTKMAGTIKNKESFLNNIAQNLGRPRRSQGVLRPEWNHRPQDGILKGLNQDELLEVFKEQCIRIHTTYRETNSLGLYETLKDTVLEYGGGPVITWEDPRFKEFGLSALINEDWPNEGVHTHIWDPKLGDENIRKAEAANVGITFSDQTLAESGTVVLFSGSGKGRSVSLLPATYIAIIPKSTLVPRITQAAQDIHKQIEAGEEVASCVNFISGPSNSADIEMNLVVGVHGPIKATYIVVKDW
- a CDS encoding LutB/LldF family L-lactate oxidation iron-sulfur protein, with the translated sequence MPMRIGTESFQERVNKGIEDSFMRLAVSGAQERLQGRKNEAAEELGSWEEWRSHGEEIRQHTLENLDFYLEMLSENVVKRGGHVFFAETAEEANEYIASVAKEKKAKKIVKSKSMVTEEINMNAYLEGIGCEVIETDLGEYILQVDDHDPPSHIVAPALHKNKEQIRDVFREKLGYTKTEKPEELTLHAREMLRKEFLAADLGITGCNFAIAESGSVSLVTNEGNARLAATLPKTQITVMGMERIVPTFEEFEVLVSLLTRSAVGQKLTSYVTALTGPKQEGDADGPEEFHLVIVDNGRSKILGTEFQSVLQCIRCAACINVCPVYRHVGGHSYGSIYSGPIGAVLTPLLGGYDEYKELPYASTLCAACTDACPVKIPLHELLHKHRQVIVEREGKAPISEKMAMKAFGLGAASSALYGLGGKAAPSAMAPFTAGGKISKGPGPLKAWTEIREFPAPKKERLRDWMKSRLKKEDD
- a CDS encoding (Fe-S)-binding protein, giving the protein MRVSLFATCLADLFQTEAGKAAVELLERLGCDVDFPEKQVCCGQPAYNSGYVKEAKEAMKNMIRAFEGSEYVVSPSGSCVAMFKEYPNLFEKDPKWSEKSKALVKKTFELTDFIVNVLKVEDVGARFDGKAAYHTSCHMMRLLNVTDAPFKLLKNVRGLELVPLPNAHNCCGFGGTFSVKMGAISEQMVDEKVECIESTEAGYLIGADCGCLMNIGGRIDRKGRPVKVLHIAEVLNHR